One Pseudomonas fluorescens genomic region harbors:
- a CDS encoding DNA circularization protein, translating into MTKTWRDEMLPASFRGVSFLIPQASVPIGMKVQLHEFPQRDEPYAEQLGKQAQVHRLVCWIIGDDCFERRDKFIEALQKPGAGELVHPWLGRMQVKAGEAEVTHEYTQGGMASFAVTFYPDIPLTFPKPKVNTQQQVVKASETFWESALRRYKAAMAAVDQAKLGIARLRNTLSGVYTAIQQQFSSIVGVFTNLTGFVQSLINAPDALSALFGSYFSDFSLDDYFGEESDSNYRDSVASATQQTESIVSINTVSQAGGVDAAAASQATANLVQDALLMQVALIVSQMPIASQPVSTVSAPSVEQQAVQPVVRAEVPVADDVIELRDTLNEAIFQASLKADPEHYIVLNTLRQSIVKHLTAVAESGVRLVEITPPETLSALVLAYRRFGDATRESEVVQRNRLRHPGFVPALPIKIAQR; encoded by the coding sequence ATGACGAAGACGTGGCGTGATGAGATGTTGCCGGCTTCGTTTCGGGGGGTCAGTTTTCTGATCCCCCAAGCGTCGGTGCCTATCGGCATGAAGGTGCAGTTACATGAATTCCCGCAGCGGGATGAACCCTACGCCGAGCAATTGGGCAAGCAGGCGCAAGTGCACCGGCTGGTGTGCTGGATTATTGGTGATGACTGCTTTGAGCGCCGCGACAAATTCATTGAGGCCCTGCAAAAGCCTGGTGCTGGCGAGTTGGTGCACCCTTGGCTGGGTCGCATGCAGGTCAAGGCCGGTGAAGCTGAAGTCACCCATGAGTACACGCAAGGCGGCATGGCCTCGTTCGCGGTCACCTTCTACCCCGATATCCCGCTGACGTTCCCTAAACCGAAGGTCAACACCCAGCAGCAAGTCGTCAAGGCTTCGGAGACGTTTTGGGAATCCGCTTTGAGACGTTACAAGGCCGCGATGGCGGCAGTGGATCAGGCGAAGCTCGGGATTGCTCGACTGCGCAACACACTGTCGGGTGTCTACACCGCGATCCAGCAACAGTTTTCCAGCATCGTCGGTGTGTTCACGAACCTGACTGGTTTTGTGCAATCGCTGATCAATGCCCCGGATGCGCTGTCCGCTCTTTTCGGGAGCTACTTCAGTGACTTTTCGTTAGATGACTATTTCGGCGAAGAGTCCGATTCGAACTACCGCGACTCGGTGGCCAGCGCGACGCAGCAGACTGAATCAATCGTCAGCATCAACACCGTAAGTCAGGCAGGCGGTGTCGACGCCGCTGCGGCGTCACAGGCCACGGCCAACCTGGTTCAAGACGCGCTGCTCATGCAGGTGGCGTTGATCGTCAGTCAGATGCCAATTGCCTCTCAGCCGGTTTCAACGGTGTCCGCGCCTTCGGTTGAACAGCAAGCGGTGCAACCCGTCGTGCGGGCGGAAGTCCCGGTGGCGGATGACGTGATAGAGCTGCGCGATACGCTCAACGAGGCGATCTTTCAGGCATCGCTGAAAGCTGACCCGGAGCATTACATCGTGCTGAACACTCTGCGTCAGTCGATCGTGAAGCACCTGACCGCCGTTGCGGAATCCGGCGTGCGCCTGGTGGAGATCACGCCACCGGAAACCCTGTCGGCGCTGGTGCTGGCCTACCGTCGTTTCGGTGACGCCACTCGCGAATCCGAAGTGGTGCAGCGCAATCGACTACGTCACCCAGGGTTTGTGCCTGCGCTGCCTATCAAAATCGCACAGAGGTAA
- a CDS encoding phage tail tube protein produces MGEKVAGTAYVKVDGEQLTITGGAEAPLMEVKRETIYPGFFKEEELAPYLKMTALMPQGFPIKTLANGRDMTVTCEFNNGRVYVLSGAYLVDEPSFKGDDGTLELQFDGIKGSWQ; encoded by the coding sequence ATGGGCGAAAAAGTAGCCGGCACCGCGTACGTCAAAGTAGACGGTGAACAGCTGACCATCACGGGGGGCGCGGAAGCCCCGTTGATGGAAGTCAAACGAGAGACGATCTATCCGGGGTTCTTCAAGGAGGAAGAGCTCGCGCCGTACCTGAAAATGACGGCGCTGATGCCGCAGGGCTTTCCGATCAAAACGTTGGCCAACGGCCGAGATATGACGGTCACATGTGAATTCAACAACGGCCGCGTGTACGTTCTGTCCGGTGCTTATCTGGTTGATGAGCCTTCGTTCAAAGGCGACGACGGCACGCTTGAACTGCAATTCGATGGCATCAAAGGGAGCTGGCAATGA
- a CDS encoding phage tail tape measure protein, whose amino-acid sequence MADKFQLKALITGVDKLSPTLKGAAKNVAGFRKQLNKSGLGNIGFKDVVQGGAFAAPFIAGARAAMEFETSMADVKKVVDFDTPEQFKQMGKDVLDMSERMPVAASGIAAIVAAGGQAGFARGELKQFAEDAVKMGIAFDQTADQSGDMMAKWRTSFKLTQPEVVKLADQINYLSNTGPSSAAQIADIVTRIGPLGAIAGLASGQIAAMGATLAGVGVPSEVAATGMKNFMLALTKGGSATKQQAKAFKSLRLDVKDLAKSMQKDAQGTIEDVLARIAQVDPSKQAGLLTELFGTESVSAIAPLLTNLDLLKKSFRDVEDGSGFAGSMQKEYAARSATTANAMQLLQNRVTRLGVEVGNALLPPFNELMTEIGPLVSRVSALASEHPGLIKGVLGAGVAFGVMRVAVTAAMWAMKLFSAVTAMSPVGIIVRVIALAAGLLIANWKTVAPFFERMWERVRRPAMVFWEWIKLAWQFTPMALIQENWEPLTKLFSAIWNVLYAVSTPVMKFLGDLFDWSPLGMVVNNWEPIVAFFKGMWDRIRPILEPMMKLLGMEEGGKGFIQTATDKANEFAEAQTARNAGVGGGDGSLIESGAVEGAQRYQRMMRNGMGIPSTDKLLSAPNLAGESSGVLQQASANQAQKLNGELSININGAPPGTTVDQPKTNQPGLSIKPSVGTRTIGIMRPGQ is encoded by the coding sequence ATGGCGGACAAGTTCCAGCTCAAGGCGTTGATCACCGGCGTCGACAAGCTGTCGCCGACGCTGAAAGGAGCGGCAAAAAACGTTGCGGGCTTCCGCAAGCAATTGAACAAGTCGGGTCTCGGCAACATCGGTTTTAAGGATGTGGTTCAAGGCGGTGCGTTTGCGGCGCCTTTCATTGCAGGCGCTCGCGCTGCGATGGAGTTCGAAACATCGATGGCGGACGTGAAGAAGGTTGTTGACTTCGACACGCCTGAGCAGTTCAAGCAGATGGGCAAAGACGTTCTCGATATGTCCGAGAGGATGCCCGTTGCGGCGAGCGGCATTGCCGCGATCGTCGCTGCTGGTGGTCAAGCCGGTTTCGCCCGTGGCGAGTTGAAACAGTTCGCCGAAGATGCGGTGAAGATGGGGATCGCTTTCGATCAGACGGCGGATCAGTCCGGCGACATGATGGCGAAGTGGCGGACCTCGTTCAAACTCACCCAGCCGGAAGTGGTGAAACTGGCCGACCAGATCAACTACCTGAGTAACACCGGACCTTCCTCGGCGGCGCAGATTGCTGACATCGTTACTCGCATCGGGCCTTTGGGTGCGATCGCTGGTTTGGCGTCAGGCCAGATCGCCGCGATGGGCGCAACGCTCGCGGGCGTCGGTGTGCCGAGTGAGGTCGCCGCAACCGGTATGAAGAACTTCATGCTTGCGTTGACGAAAGGCGGCTCCGCTACAAAACAACAGGCCAAAGCCTTCAAGTCCTTGCGACTGGATGTGAAGGACTTGGCGAAGTCCATGCAGAAGGATGCCCAAGGCACCATTGAAGATGTGCTTGCCCGAATTGCTCAGGTTGATCCTTCAAAGCAGGCTGGGCTACTCACCGAGCTGTTCGGAACCGAATCGGTTTCGGCAATTGCTCCGCTTCTGACTAATCTGGATTTGTTGAAAAAGAGTTTCCGCGACGTTGAGGACGGCTCTGGTTTTGCGGGTTCGATGCAGAAGGAATACGCCGCGCGTTCGGCCACAACCGCCAACGCAATGCAGCTCCTGCAAAACCGCGTAACCCGACTGGGCGTTGAAGTCGGGAACGCGCTACTTCCTCCCTTCAACGAGTTGATGACCGAAATAGGCCCTCTGGTTTCAAGGGTTTCGGCCTTGGCATCTGAGCACCCTGGACTGATCAAAGGGGTTCTAGGTGCTGGCGTGGCTTTCGGTGTGATGCGCGTGGCAGTCACCGCGGCCATGTGGGCCATGAAGTTGTTCAGCGCCGTAACGGCAATGAGCCCGGTCGGCATCATCGTGCGGGTCATTGCTCTGGCCGCTGGCTTGCTGATCGCGAACTGGAAGACGGTTGCTCCGTTCTTCGAAAGGATGTGGGAGCGGGTGCGGCGTCCGGCAATGGTGTTCTGGGAGTGGATCAAGCTGGCATGGCAGTTCACGCCCATGGCGCTGATTCAGGAAAACTGGGAGCCGCTGACCAAATTGTTCTCTGCAATTTGGAATGTGCTTTACGCCGTATCCACGCCGGTGATGAAGTTCTTGGGTGATCTGTTCGATTGGAGCCCGCTCGGGATGGTCGTCAATAACTGGGAGCCCATTGTGGCCTTTTTCAAAGGCATGTGGGATCGCATCAGGCCAATCCTTGAGCCGATGATGAAACTCCTCGGCATGGAAGAGGGGGGTAAAGGTTTCATCCAGACGGCTACAGACAAGGCGAACGAGTTCGCAGAAGCGCAAACGGCCCGCAATGCCGGTGTCGGCGGTGGTGACGGTTCGCTGATTGAGTCCGGCGCCGTGGAGGGCGCACAGCGCTATCAGCGAATGATGCGTAACGGCATGGGGATTCCCAGCACGGATAAATTGTTGAGCGCTCCAAACCTCGCTGGCGAGTCCAGTGGTGTTCTGCAGCAAGCCTCGGCCAATCAGGCTCAGAAGCTTAACGGTGAGTTGAGCATCAACATCAATGGAGCGCCGCCCGGCACGACTGTTGACCAGCCAAAAACCAATCAGCCCGGACTGAGCATCAAGCCCAGTGTTGGAACACGAACCATCGGCATAATGAGGCCCGGTCAATGA
- a CDS encoding head-tail adaptor protein, which yields MAAYREPAAGELNRRLAIRRRIDLPANDMGLDPLFSVLKGRWGKIQPVGTAVYAEGVQTDAKVTHRIWFRILKGITDAHEVVHVAKVPGAEDVYEVVPDTPLYRVKRSADMNGTRRFTLLEVEELSPSQSGTGIYV from the coding sequence ATGGCTGCTTATCGCGAACCCGCCGCCGGCGAATTGAATCGGCGCTTGGCGATCCGCCGCAGGATTGATCTGCCAGCAAATGACATGGGGCTGGATCCGTTGTTCTCTGTGCTCAAAGGGCGCTGGGGGAAGATCCAGCCTGTTGGCACGGCGGTGTATGCCGAAGGCGTACAAACCGACGCCAAGGTGACGCATCGAATCTGGTTCAGGATCCTCAAAGGTATTACCGATGCACATGAAGTCGTGCATGTTGCCAAAGTGCCAGGTGCTGAAGATGTTTATGAGGTGGTCCCTGATACCCCGCTCTATCGAGTAAAACGCTCTGCGGACATGAATGGGACTAGGCGCTTCACGCTGCTCGAAGTCGAGGAACTCAGCCCATCACAGTCTGGGACGGGAATCTATGTCTAA
- a CDS encoding DUF2635 domain-containing protein, with amino-acid sequence MTKRITVVPAAGRSVPDPEAGDLLPVEGREVPDNAWWRRRLADGDVRTKNVEAPPTKAGKTALIEEGK; translated from the coding sequence ATGACCAAGCGCATCACTGTGGTGCCGGCCGCTGGCCGCTCTGTGCCCGATCCGGAGGCTGGCGACCTGTTGCCCGTTGAAGGCCGGGAAGTTCCTGACAACGCCTGGTGGCGCCGCCGCCTCGCTGACGGCGATGTAAGAACCAAAAATGTCGAAGCCCCACCCACCAAAGCCGGCAAAACGGCGCTGATCGAGGAAGGCAAATAA
- a CDS encoding DUF7302 family protein, translated as MKIKALWGFVGNAQLLGADSSSVKAGQVFEDVDDEYAHTLIGKGLAEEVDGEGKSKPAKPKDTKPTGPKESK; from the coding sequence ATGAAAATCAAAGCGCTGTGGGGATTTGTCGGTAACGCGCAATTGCTGGGTGCCGACTCGAGTTCTGTGAAGGCCGGTCAGGTGTTCGAAGATGTAGATGATGAATATGCCCATACCTTGATCGGCAAGGGGTTGGCAGAGGAAGTCGACGGTGAAGGCAAGTCGAAGCCTGCAAAGCCAAAAGACACCAAGCCGACTGGCCCTAAAGAGAGCAAGTAA
- a CDS encoding phage major capsid protein, translating to MTDAIQEVKATLETQLKEGFTGLQKKYDAVADEMQKGNTVTTEMKSQIEKQKGEIERVIEQVQKLEEKGIKLRSQPGESKSFIDLVKNDDAYKSLQAKSVSLADIEVTKSDMASMKEMKVTSAGIVAPNYDPVIQPGIRQELRIRDLLTTVPVTGQQYTFFKENLHTRGAAPVAEGGLKPTSNVTFTTQTDRVKKIAVWMPVTDEALDDVPQLMAYLQELLRYDLKLEEERQILKGDGTGENLNGLMTQATVYDAALTKAGDTAIDLVRRAIYQVRKQSMLSADGIVMTELDWMNIELQKDGENRYLFANLQGLVTPVLWGRPVVTSDSVDEGDEDTGGEFLVANFARSSVLFDRMSFLFKMGLINDQFIKNERALLVEERLGLGVRRREGLVKGRFTVVA from the coding sequence ATGACCGATGCAATTCAAGAAGTAAAAGCCACGCTCGAAACCCAACTGAAGGAAGGGTTCACTGGTTTGCAAAAAAAGTACGACGCTGTTGCCGATGAGATGCAAAAAGGCAACACCGTCACCACTGAGATGAAATCGCAGATCGAAAAGCAGAAGGGCGAAATCGAGCGCGTCATCGAACAGGTCCAGAAGCTTGAAGAAAAAGGCATCAAGCTGCGCAGCCAGCCGGGCGAGTCCAAAAGCTTTATCGACCTGGTCAAAAACGACGATGCCTACAAATCGTTGCAGGCGAAAAGTGTTTCCCTCGCCGATATCGAAGTGACCAAGTCCGACATGGCCAGCATGAAGGAAATGAAGGTCACCAGCGCCGGTATCGTTGCGCCGAACTATGACCCAGTCATTCAGCCGGGGATCCGCCAAGAACTGCGCATCCGCGACTTGCTGACCACCGTTCCGGTCACGGGCCAGCAATACACCTTCTTCAAAGAAAACCTGCACACCCGCGGCGCCGCGCCGGTTGCTGAGGGCGGCTTGAAGCCCACCAGTAACGTGACTTTCACGACCCAAACCGACCGAGTGAAGAAGATCGCCGTCTGGATGCCGGTGACCGACGAGGCGCTCGACGACGTTCCTCAGCTGATGGCCTACCTGCAGGAACTGCTGCGTTACGACCTCAAGCTCGAGGAAGAGCGCCAGATCCTGAAGGGGGACGGCACCGGTGAGAACCTGAATGGCCTGATGACCCAGGCCACTGTGTACGACGCGGCGCTGACCAAGGCTGGCGATACTGCTATCGATCTTGTGCGGCGCGCAATCTACCAAGTTCGCAAGCAATCGATGCTGTCCGCCGACGGCATCGTAATGACTGAACTTGACTGGATGAACATCGAGCTGCAGAAGGACGGCGAGAACCGCTACCTGTTCGCGAACCTGCAAGGGCTGGTCACCCCAGTTCTCTGGGGCCGTCCGGTGGTGACTTCTGACAGTGTCGACGAGGGTGACGAAGATACTGGTGGCGAGTTCTTGGTCGCTAACTTCGCTCGCTCGTCCGTGCTGTTCGATCGCATGTCGTTCCTGTTCAAGATGGGCTTGATCAACGATCAGTTCATCAAGAACGAGCGCGCGCTGCTGGTTGAAGAGCGCCTCGGCCTGGGCGTGCGCCGCCGTGAAGGGCTGGTCAAAGGCCGCTTCACCGTCGTGGCCTAA
- a CDS encoding phage baseplate assembly protein: MDDNNAVSLTVDGLDYSGWKSVEISAGLEDQARSFNLGITWKWAGHLEPLPIKNGAKCQVRIGDDLVLTGWVFSTPISYDHQQITTGVGGRSLTADLVDCAAVNKPGQWNNQSVLAIVSALAAPYGIRVRSEIPEGAKLSDHTIEPGETVFESIDRLLTLFRVFSTDDAKGMAVLAKPGSEVRAFDAIEVGKNILTGDAGLDFSPVFSEYQVLGQKSGSDDEFGEQAAEVSASQSDPRVTRKRVMIIQESGQMTNELAMARANWERGNRMGKALTTTYTVQGWRQSNGALWKHNSLARVIDPIIGFDRIMLIARVTYTLNDSGMITTLEVGPPDAYEPEPHDPHKDRKLKKGGKADNFEYLIPADYEPKK, from the coding sequence ATGGACGACAACAACGCTGTCAGCCTCACGGTTGATGGCCTGGATTACTCTGGCTGGAAATCGGTGGAGATCTCTGCGGGCCTCGAGGATCAGGCGCGCTCCTTCAATCTCGGCATCACATGGAAGTGGGCGGGACACCTCGAACCGCTGCCCATCAAGAACGGTGCCAAATGCCAGGTGCGTATTGGTGATGATCTGGTTTTGACGGGGTGGGTGTTCAGCACGCCGATCAGCTATGACCACCAGCAAATCACCACCGGTGTAGGTGGCCGATCACTGACTGCGGACCTGGTCGACTGCGCGGCCGTCAACAAGCCCGGCCAATGGAACAACCAGAGCGTGCTGGCTATCGTCAGCGCGCTTGCAGCGCCCTACGGCATTCGTGTGCGCAGCGAGATCCCGGAAGGGGCAAAGCTTTCTGATCACACCATTGAGCCCGGTGAAACGGTTTTCGAATCCATCGACCGCCTGCTGACCTTGTTCCGGGTTTTCTCGACAGATGACGCCAAGGGCATGGCGGTGCTGGCGAAGCCAGGTAGCGAGGTCCGCGCATTTGACGCGATCGAGGTCGGGAAAAATATCCTTACGGGGGATGCCGGTCTCGACTTCTCCCCCGTGTTTTCGGAATACCAAGTCCTCGGTCAAAAGAGCGGCAGCGACGATGAATTCGGCGAGCAAGCCGCCGAGGTATCTGCCTCGCAATCCGATCCTCGTGTAACCCGCAAGCGCGTGATGATCATCCAGGAATCCGGGCAGATGACCAATGAGCTCGCGATGGCTCGGGCGAACTGGGAGCGCGGCAACCGGATGGGGAAAGCGCTTACCACTACCTACACCGTACAGGGCTGGCGCCAGTCCAATGGCGCGCTGTGGAAGCATAACTCGTTGGCCCGCGTAATCGATCCCATCATTGGGTTCGATCGAATCATGCTCATCGCCCGCGTGACTTACACGCTCAATGACAGCGGCATGATCACCACGCTGGAGGTCGGCCCGCCTGATGCTTACGAGCCAGAGCCACACGACCCTCACAAGGATCGCAAGCTTAAGAAGGGCGGCAAGGCCGACAACTTCGAATACCTCATTCCCGCAGACTACGAGCCCAAAAAATGA
- a CDS encoding phage tail sheath subtilisin-like domain-containing protein, translating into MAIGFSNIPADIRVPLFYAEMDSSAANSASSVMRRLIVGQVNDDAQSESIGKLVLVSSLAIAKSIAGQGSMLAAMYETWRKVDPIGEVWCLPVQNETGTAASATVTITGAATETGLLNLYIGGVRVQSVVASAATPTIAAAALAVKINATPDLPVTATAANGVVTLTCKWTGESGNDISIQMNRLGKSNGESTPAGLNVVATAMNAGVGAPDVVDAIAALGDEPFEFLCQPWSDTTTLNAWKDTMDDNTGRWSWAKQLFGHVYTAKRGTIGTLVAAGQVRNDQHMTIQGVEVGVPQPVWVVAASLAARTAVFISADASRPTQSGSMPGVDPAPASDRFTLTERQSLLNYGIATSYYEGGYVRIQRSITTYQKNAYGQADNSYLDSETMHQSAFIIRRMQSVITSKYGRHKLASDGTRFGAGQPIVTPATIRGELIAQYAKLELEGHVENADLFAEHLMVERDLNDPSRVNVLFPPDYINGLRIFALLNQFRLQYDEAA; encoded by the coding sequence ATGGCCATCGGATTCAGCAACATCCCCGCCGATATCCGTGTGCCGCTGTTTTATGCGGAGATGGATAGCTCGGCGGCAAACAGCGCTTCGAGCGTGATGCGCCGGCTCATCGTCGGGCAGGTCAATGACGACGCCCAGAGCGAAAGCATCGGCAAGCTGGTGCTGGTCTCCAGCCTCGCGATCGCCAAGAGCATTGCCGGCCAAGGCTCGATGCTCGCCGCGATGTACGAGACCTGGCGCAAGGTCGATCCGATCGGCGAAGTCTGGTGTCTGCCCGTGCAGAACGAAACCGGCACAGCTGCCTCGGCAACCGTCACCATTACCGGCGCGGCAACCGAGACCGGGCTGTTGAATCTGTACATCGGCGGCGTCCGGGTACAGTCGGTGGTTGCGTCGGCGGCAACACCAACAATCGCTGCCGCTGCGCTCGCTGTGAAGATCAACGCGACGCCAGATCTTCCGGTCACCGCTACCGCCGCCAATGGCGTGGTTACGCTGACCTGCAAGTGGACCGGCGAAAGCGGCAACGACATCAGCATTCAGATGAACCGCCTGGGCAAATCCAATGGCGAATCCACGCCGGCAGGCTTGAACGTCGTGGCCACGGCGATGAACGCGGGCGTTGGCGCGCCGGACGTGGTCGATGCGATCGCAGCGCTGGGTGATGAGCCCTTCGAGTTTCTATGCCAGCCATGGTCGGACACGACCACGCTGAATGCCTGGAAGGACACGATGGACGACAACACCGGCCGCTGGAGCTGGGCCAAGCAGTTGTTCGGCCATGTGTACACCGCCAAGCGCGGCACCATCGGTACGCTGGTCGCCGCCGGACAGGTACGCAACGACCAGCACATGACCATTCAGGGCGTCGAAGTCGGCGTGCCTCAACCGGTGTGGGTGGTAGCGGCATCGCTTGCGGCGCGTACGGCGGTGTTCATCTCTGCCGATGCCAGCCGTCCAACGCAGAGCGGCAGCATGCCCGGTGTTGATCCGGCGCCGGCCAGTGATCGCTTCACGCTTACCGAACGCCAGTCTCTGCTGAACTACGGAATTGCGACGTCGTACTACGAGGGCGGTTACGTACGCATTCAGCGCTCGATCACCACCTACCAGAAGAACGCCTATGGCCAGGCCGACAATTCGTATCTGGACAGCGAGACCATGCATCAGTCGGCGTTCATCATCCGCCGCATGCAGAGCGTGATCACTAGCAAGTACGGTCGGCACAAGCTGGCGAGCGATGGCACCCGCTTCGGCGCCGGTCAGCCGATCGTCACTCCAGCGACCATCCGCGGCGAACTGATCGCCCAGTACGCCAAGCTCGAGCTGGAAGGTCACGTCGAAAACGCGGATCTGTTTGCCGAGCACCTGATGGTGGAGCGCGATCTCAACGACCCAAGCCGGGTCAACGTTCTGTTCCCGCCTGACTACATCAACGGCCTGCGCATTTTCGCGCTGCTCAACCAGTTCCGCCTCCAGTACGACGAAGCGGCGTAA
- a CDS encoding head-tail connector protein has translation MIELSLVKQHLRVDHDDEDASIQGYIDAALAHVEQHCDRVLVEGEPLLPEQMGLTKDVRQAVLLLVGHWYSNREAVMIGSNGVSASEVPLAYERLLWYRKRF, from the coding sequence ATGATCGAGCTATCCCTGGTGAAGCAGCATTTACGTGTCGATCATGATGATGAAGATGCCTCGATCCAGGGATATATCGATGCGGCCCTAGCGCACGTTGAGCAGCACTGCGACAGGGTGCTTGTCGAAGGAGAGCCGCTACTGCCCGAGCAAATGGGTCTGACTAAAGACGTCCGTCAGGCTGTGCTCTTGTTGGTCGGTCATTGGTACTCAAACCGAGAGGCCGTGATGATTGGATCGAACGGTGTTTCCGCATCTGAAGTTCCGCTCGCTTATGAAAGGTTGCTCTGGTACCGCAAACGTTTCTGA
- a CDS encoding phage baseplate assembly protein V — translation MSLKSVMARGTVVLAAAGKMMQTLQVRLTARELKDNVEHFEPYGLTSNPLPGAEVLTMFMNGDRSHAIVVVASDRRYRIKELESGEVAIYTDEGDKIHFKRGRIIDIETGTLNIKATTAVNFDTPVINQTGQIVSTGDQVAGGVSQINHPHAGVEMGDDQSGPPVPEVG, via the coding sequence ATGAGCCTGAAAAGCGTGATGGCACGCGGCACGGTGGTGCTGGCGGCGGCCGGGAAGATGATGCAGACGCTGCAGGTGAGGCTGACGGCCCGTGAATTGAAGGACAACGTAGAGCACTTCGAGCCCTACGGGCTGACCAGCAATCCATTGCCCGGTGCCGAGGTGCTGACAATGTTCATGAATGGCGACCGCTCCCACGCGATTGTGGTAGTCGCCTCTGATCGCAGATACCGCATCAAGGAATTGGAGTCGGGCGAGGTGGCCATCTACACGGACGAGGGCGACAAGATCCACTTCAAGCGTGGACGGATCATCGATATCGAAACCGGCACCTTGAACATCAAGGCAACGACCGCGGTGAACTTTGACACCCCGGTCATCAACCAGACCGGGCAGATCGTCTCCACGGGTGATCAGGTCGCTGGCGGCGTCAGCCAGATCAACCATCCGCACGCAGGTGTGGAGATGGGTGACGATCAAAGCGGCCCACCTGTACCGGAGGTTGGATGA
- a CDS encoding phage tail assembly protein: MSDSVKLQVAIEAHGEPLAELTLRRPTVQEVRAIKALPYKIDKNEEVSLDMDVAAKYIAVCAGIPPSSVNQLDLSDLNALSWAVASFFMTAASSPSPT; this comes from the coding sequence ATGAGTGATTCAGTAAAGCTGCAGGTTGCGATCGAGGCTCACGGCGAGCCGTTGGCTGAATTGACGCTGCGCCGACCAACGGTGCAAGAGGTCAGGGCTATCAAGGCGCTGCCTTACAAGATTGATAAAAACGAAGAAGTCAGCCTGGACATGGACGTGGCCGCCAAATACATCGCAGTGTGCGCTGGCATTCCTCCGTCGTCGGTCAACCAGTTGGATCTGTCTGACCTCAACGCACTGAGCTGGGCGGTGGCAAGTTTTTTCATGACTGCGGCGTCGTCTCCATCACCGACCTAA
- a CDS encoding phage tail terminator protein: MKLNPIVAHLRLTCPTFADRVAGGIDWDSVVDSAQLELPAAYVIATADAAAPSKAQNAVVQDITDQFNVVIVLKTSDERGQADNDLLHDIRAELWRALVGWKPGPEYTQIEYGKGALLHISRARVVYQFTFFSEFQLGRNRSDQPPETWQEMELDGLVPFTGATINMDCIDPADPNLKRPGPDGRIEVVFTGDVTP, translated from the coding sequence ATGAAATTGAATCCTATCGTTGCCCATCTGCGGCTGACGTGCCCGACCTTTGCCGATCGCGTTGCGGGCGGTATCGACTGGGATTCTGTCGTCGACAGTGCCCAACTTGAGTTGCCAGCCGCTTACGTGATCGCCACTGCCGACGCGGCCGCGCCCAGCAAAGCGCAGAACGCGGTTGTTCAGGACATTACCGATCAGTTCAACGTAGTGATCGTGTTGAAAACATCGGACGAGCGCGGCCAAGCCGACAACGATTTGTTGCACGACATCCGCGCCGAACTCTGGCGTGCTCTGGTCGGTTGGAAACCGGGACCTGAATACACGCAAATCGAATACGGAAAGGGTGCCTTGCTGCATATCAGCCGGGCGCGGGTGGTTTATCAATTCACCTTCTTCTCCGAATTTCAGCTCGGTCGCAATCGATCGGACCAGCCGCCAGAGACGTGGCAGGAAATGGAACTCGACGGCCTTGTGCCATTCACTGGCGCGACCATCAACATGGACTGCATCGACCCCGCAGATCCAAACCTGAAACGACCTGGCCCTGACGGTCGCATTGAAGTTGTATTCACTGGAGACGTAACACCATGA
- a CDS encoding phage GP46 family protein, which produces MIISADRDAALTRAVLISLFTWRRALTDDPVDDDELFGWWGDSYPNIADDRIGSRLWLLRRVKLTDATQRDAEFYANEALRWLMDDGHAIAIEVTSEKAEISRLNLTVIITVPGGNRIEIKPLSSWQVIYAV; this is translated from the coding sequence ATGATTATTTCTGCTGACCGTGATGCAGCGCTGACCCGCGCAGTGCTGATCAGTTTGTTCACTTGGCGCCGAGCGCTGACCGACGATCCCGTAGACGATGACGAGCTGTTCGGGTGGTGGGGTGATAGCTACCCGAACATAGCGGACGACCGCATTGGCTCGCGGCTTTGGCTACTGCGCCGGGTGAAGCTGACCGACGCAACGCAACGAGACGCAGAGTTTTACGCGAACGAAGCCCTGCGGTGGTTGATGGATGACGGCCATGCAATCGCGATAGAGGTCACCAGTGAGAAGGCTGAAATCAGTCGCCTCAACCTGACGGTCATCATCACGGTGCCCGGCGGTAACCGCATCGAAATCAAACCCCTATCTTCCTGGCAGGTGATCTATGCCGTTTGA